A single Lolium perenne isolate Kyuss_39 chromosome 6, Kyuss_2.0, whole genome shotgun sequence DNA region contains:
- the LOC127344956 gene encoding uncharacterized protein — protein sequence MDPRLGPSAFNISFSNPNAYVNEFPVICSASHPTASSSQVHVLAQGSLYDLPRGTKRKFDGLSLVLGNSSSSDSSKQSMRTSSTISSAKGSGDDSSVDLGSSYFTLGNEGTSTLDKQACDFTRTMGKSGLDLELSLSVGPCQSSITGADLSAATIQNNTYLQPCIMDFVQTVDEGSTSLHRPDGGQVRSYLRSAQMAGFSPGQIFPASSNQTQGLPTFLQPQESPASYTSGFVSLPHRSISTKICSYLGCVKGARGSSGRCIAHGGGRRCHKDGCSKGAEGKTIFCKAHGGGRRCDHLGCTKSAEGRTDFCIAHGGGRRCINEGCRRAARGKSGRCIKHGGGKRCQQDNCTKSAEGRSGLCIAHGGGRRCLQAGCGKGAQGSTDFCKAHGGGKRCTHPSCTKGAEGSTPFCKGHGGGKRCATQGCTKSVHGGTLFCVAHGGGKRCVVEGCTKSARGRTDRCVGHGGGKRCKSAGCDKSAQGSTDFCKAHGGGKRCSWGSDLGGPPCDRLARGKMGMCVHHNPLLDDDRIHGGQTLGALVHGDCLPHTETSRQIIFVRPVEAPSRVPVPAPERRVHGGRSIMSMFANGMSFGDESTNDAEASTSASRSRRPVNGLEASIPGRGNWL from the coding sequence ATGGACCCCAGACTTGGGCCATCAGCGTTTAACATAAGCTTCTCCAATCCAAATGCCTATGTGAATGAGTTCCCTGTCATTTGTTCAGCCAGCCATCCAACTGCTAGTTCTAGTCAGGTTCATGTGCTAGCTCAGGGCAGTTTGTACGATCTGCCAAGAGGGACCAAGAGAAAATTCGATGGCTTGTCGCTCGTTCTCGGAAATTCATCAAGCTCCGATTCTAGCAAGCAAAGCATGCGTACTAGTTCCACCATTTCTTCTGCTAAGGGCAGTGGCGATGATTCTTCTGTTGATTTGGGTTCAAGTTATTTTACTCTGGGCAATGAAGGTACTTCCACGCTGGATAAGCAGGCTTGTGATTTTACAAGGACTATGGGGAAATCTGGGCTTGATCTTGAGCTATCTTTGTCTGTTGGGCCATGTCAATCTTCTATTACTGGGGCAGATCTAAGTGCAGCAACTATACAGAATAATACATATCTTCAGCCATGCATTATGGACTTTGTCCAAACAGTTGATGAAGGATCTACATCTCTACACCGACCAGATGGTGGCCAGGTCCGTTCTTATCTTCGTTCTGCACAGATGGCTGGATTTTCTCCTGGACAAATTTTCCCAGCTAGCTCTAACCAAACTCAAGGTCTGCCAACATTTCTCCAACCACAAGAAAGTCCAGCATCCTATACTTCGGGGTTTGTCAGTCTGCCACACCGCAGCATTAGCACAAAAATTTGTTCATATCTGGGATGTGTAAAAGGAGCAAGAGGTTCGTCAGGGCGATGCATTGCTCATGGTGGAGGTAGAAGGTGCCATAAAGATGGCTGCAGCAAAGGGGCTGAGGGCAAGACCATCTTCTGCAAAGCTCATGGAGGGGGTAGGCGCTGCGACCATCTTGGGTGCACCAAAAGCGCAGAAGGCCGTACTGATTTCTGCATCGCCCATGGCGGTGGTCGGCGTTGTATCAATGAAGGATGCAGAAGAGCAGCCAGAGGCAAATCTGGTCGCTGTATTAAACATGGTGGAGGAAAAAGGTGCCAACAGGACAACTGCACAAAGAGCGCAGAAGGGCGTTCAGGCCTATGCATTGCTCACGGAGGTGGTCGTCGCTGTCTGCAAGCTGGTTGCGGCAAGGGGGCACAGGGCAGCACTGATTTCTGTAAAGCTCACGGTGGTGGCAAAAGATGCACACACCCTAGTTGTACCAAGGGTGCAGAAGGAAGCACACCATTCTGCAAAGGTCATGGTGGAGGTAAACGTTGTGCAACTCAAGGTTGCACAAAAAGTGTTCATGGCGGCACCCTCTTCTGTGTCGCACACGGAGGTGGAAAGAGGTGTGTAGTAGAAGGATGCACCAAGAGCGCAAGAGGCCGTACCGATCGCTGTGTTGGTCATGGCGGGGGCAAGAGATGCAAATCTGCTGGCTGTGATAAAAGTGCACAGGGAAGCACTGATTTTTGTAAGGCGCACGGAGGAGGCAAACGCTGTTCATGGGGATCTGACCTTGGAGGCCCTCCTTGCGATCGCCTTGCGCGAGGAAAAATGGGTATGTGTGTCCATCATAACCCACTGCTGGATGACGATCGCATTCATGGGGGGCAAACACTGGGTGCCCTTGTCCATGGAGATTGCCTTCCACACACTGAAACAAGCAGGCAAATCATCTTCGTGCGTCCAGTGGAGGCTCCTTCTCGTGTGCCGGTCCCGGCTCCTGAGCGTCGGGTACACGGTGGCAGAAGCATTATGTCCATGTTTGCTAATGGTATGAGCTTTGGCGACGAATCCACCAACGATGCAGAGGCTAGCACTTCTGCATCTCGCAGCCGCAGACCTGTGAATGGCTTGGAAGCAAGTATCCCTGGTCGCGGCAACTGGCTTTAG